The Peribacillus sp. FSL E2-0218 genome contains a region encoding:
- a CDS encoding YhzD family protein — protein MSKLYKLTVFEPSGEKLLDESFTAENDENAKELGQKLLTEKNYQDHTHRCISPAGALLLFHR, from the coding sequence ATGAGCAAACTATACAAGCTAACCGTATTTGAACCGTCGGGGGAAAAACTATTGGATGAATCGTTTACCGCCGAAAATGATGAAAATGCAAAAGAATTAGGTCAAAAGCTTTTGACCGAAAAAAACTATCAAGACCATACACACCGATGCATATCCCCAGCAGGAGCGCTCTTGCTTTTTCACCGCTGA